DNA sequence from the Thalassotalea sp. 273M-4 genome:
CATAATGGGGTTAATTAGAAATTGAAATTACGCTTTATATTCAACGCTAAGTGGTAGTAGTCTTCGGTCATAGTGGCGTTAAAATCTAACTCGAGAAGACCAATTCGATAGTCCAGTTTATTATGCCAATTGGCCACTTGTCGGCTATTGCCAAAACGGTTTTCATCGGGCAATAAATCATTAAGGGGTACCCGAAGTTCTGAGGTAAAGCGTAAATTTTGAATATCCCAGAGCTCGGTATTACGATAAAATAAGTTCCCCCACGCTCGGTTATAAGTTCCGCTACTGCCGTCGTCAAAAACCGTACTATTCCACTCGTAAACAAAGTCACCGCCCCAGCTGTCATAGTCACCTAGTTGAGTGCTTCGACGAAGCGTAAGGTATATTTGTTGAAAGCGGTCAAGATCGTCGGTTAAGTGACGGGTATCAGATAAGGTTAATAAGGCTGTTGAACTCACCCCACCTTGATAAGCGCTCCATTCAAAATCTAAGTCGTGACTTATTTGCCATTGTTCTGGATCTACATTTTTAGCATTATTAACTTGGTGAGAAACCAGTTGATCAAAACTGATTTGCAAACTGGTGTCATAAACGCTTATAAATTTGGTAAAGCCATTACCCATTCTGAATGCGTAATTTTCGCCATTGCGATCGCCTCGGTCTAAACCAATGCCATTATTGACCATAAATTGATAACGGATGGATTCACTAAGTTCAGCACTTTGTTGATAACTGGCGTTGGCAAATGCAGCATAAAATTGACTGCCGTTACCATTGCTTTCTGAATAATAAGAATCGATTGAACCATCAAACTGCCAGTTCTGGTCATAATCATATATGGTGGCAAAATACACACTGGCATTTTTCGCCGTATTGGCACTATTAGAAAATCCGCTTTCCAGCTGGGTCTGATTGATATAAGCATTAAGGTTATAGGTTAGGTTTTCAATTTCTTTTGAGCGAATAAACGACGACACATTGGTTTGAAAAACATCATAGCCTGAACCAATTTTAATACTCTGATTGTTGAGCACGTTAACACTGTCTATAGCGTACTTGTCAGTGCTCACACTGGCATTTAAATAAACACTGTCTTGCTCATTGAACTGCCAATCCTGAAGATATTGTAAAGACAGGTTTTGGCGTAAATCTTGGCTCAGCAGGTTGTCACTTTCATACTCTATATCTAGCTTGTCTGCTCGTGCGATAAGCTTATAATCGCCCCTGCTGTGGCTATCGTTAAATTCAAAATCCAACTCATGATCCAGACGTTTGCCATCATCACTTTCTGTACTACTGGCAAATTCACGATCAAAAAGAGCTCGATAGTTTATGCGGGTGGAAAAACTAGCCCCAGTCGGTGTATAGGTGTTCGTAACATGAAAGTCGGTGTGAGCATATTCATAGCCCCGACGTCCGCTATGTGAGCCTAAAGTTTGGCCAAGTCTAAATATGGTCGGGTAATCAGAATCTGGATATAGCTTAATTTGCTGACCCGCAAAAGCAGAAATGGTCGAAATGGTTTCATTGCTATTTACATCATAACTACTGGTATTGGCTTTTAATTGCGAGGTTACTATGGTGGTCGCAATCCAAGGTTTGTCGATATAGCCAGACCAAACATTCTCATTAAAGATCTCCCCTAACCAAGAGCCTTTACTGCTACTATTGTTAAGGTCATTATCAAATTGGTCGTTTTTGGAAAACGAAAAACCAACGTAGCCATCGGTACGTTGGTTATTATCGTATAAATTTATCCAATCCGCTGCTTGTACCCAAGTTGGTATCAGACACAAGCTCACTACAGCAACCCGTCGGAACATCAAATTATTCTGTTAAGATGTAAGTTTGGCCAATGACTACTTAAATTCGTCGTTAATGTGCACGTTAGCCGATTCTACTAAGGCTAATCGCGTATCTTGCCACAAGCTATCTGTGGTATCACGCACGGCCAAACGACGCGCTCTGGCTTTGACTTCATCATACGTGTGTCTAGTGGCAGGATTACGCCCCGTCAATTTAAAGATTGCCACACCATCTAAAATAAATACTGGCGGTGTAATATCGCCAACCTCCATGGTTGCTATAAGCTCTTCCACTTCCGTTGAAATCATGCCTTTATGCACTAGCCCCATATTACCACCTTGATCTGCTGTAATATCAGTTGAATGCAACATAGCGAGCTCCGAAAAATCTGCACCATCAACTAATTTTGCATGAATTTCATCCACTTGTTCTCGGACCGCTTCCCAGACAAAACGAGTCGCATTAGGTGCAACACCGATAAGGATGACGGCCAGTTTATTTTGCGGAGGTTGGGTAAATTTATCTCGGTTATTTTCAAAGTAAGAAATGACGTCTTCTTCGCTCAACTTTACAGAATCAACAATATGTTTTTTATAAACTTTGGCTAATGCCATATTACGATAAAGGGTGCGATACATCGCAATATAATCGTCTTTAACCTCAGGCCATTTGGGATTATCGGCGTTACGGTCAATGGTACTGTCAAGATCCGCTTCAAGCTTGCTAAAATCAGCCGTTAGTCCTAATTTTCGCGCTGCATTGGCCGCTACAAATAAATGAATTAACTCATCCTTTTGCTCTCTAGCAAACTTTTCTTCTTCACCTTCTGGTGGCTTACCATGATAATAAGTGTTGCGATTTTGATAGTTATAAAACTCTCTAAACATCGCTACTGAAATAAGCTCACCATCGACCGTTGCAAACTCTTGCTCAAACACACTAACAGCTTTTGATTCACTCGCTTGTTCAGCGTTTTTGCTTGTCGTAGTCGACTCAGATTGAGCGAAAGTTGGCACATTCATAGTGATTGAAGATGCAATTAATGTCAGGCATAACCATTTTTTCATTATTCTTTCTCTTTGACTTAAAACATGACTTTCAACGCGTATTTACCTAACACCTAACTGCCAGTCAGCAGACAAGATAGGAAAATACAGATTTGATCAAAATTTTAACGTTTAGATAAATGTTAATTATTGATACAAGTCATTAAAAGCCAGGGTCTTACGAATATCTTGATGCAAAATTTGATAAAAAAAGGCTAACCCTAGGGTTAGCCTTTGATCTCGATAAAATTAAGTTTATTTATCGTGACATGCTAAACAAACTGCACTTCCGGTATTATCAATACGTAAGAAGGTGTTTGTTTCAGATTGGTGAGGATCATGACAGCTTGCACATTCTACGAATGGTTCAATATCACCACTTGTTGTACCTGTGCGGCTATAAAGTACCATATCTTCTTTTTCACGCTTGTCAGTTGCACCACCAGCTGTATCAACCCACCATACTTGGTTGCCATTGATATTCGCGGTTGCCGGCGCATGGAAGTCCGCATCTTTTTGTTCAACACCAGCGCTTGCTGTAGGATCTGTTGCAGTGTAACCACCCCCGGCGTATTGAATGCCAATTGGGTGATCGTTTTTAAGTGTTGCTGAATCGCCAGCAACCGCTGCGAAACCATTCATTTTACCGCTAGTTTGAGTACCACCTTCCCAAACTACAGAAGCAATAGTGTCTTCACCTGAACCAGATTCGTTTGACATCACGTCCATTGCTTGAGAGCCATCGTGACAAGATAAACAAGCGATAGATACAGAACCAACCGTTAGCGTTTCACCGTCGATAGAGGTTGAGTTCATATCCGCATAAGTTTCGTATGTGCCGGGCTTAAACGTTTTATTCCAAAGTGGCGCATCAATACCAGAATTGGCACCGTGTGGCGTATGACAGAATACACAAATTTCTGTCGCATCTGGTGTTTTACCTGCTTGTGCAGTAACCGTTGACAATTTGTTGTTTCCTGCTGCACCACTTGTTCCTAAGTTGTGCTTAGTATCTGCAATACCAGCGTTTGCGGTTGCAGCCGTTAGCAAAGTAGACGCGATAATCGCCGCTATTGCATTGGTTTTAGTGAAGAGTTTCATTGCATGTTCCTCATTTTCAGGGTTTCATCTTCATTGATGTTCGATAACGATGACATTACTATTCGTTTGTCTTAGAACTCTCGCTTCAATAATATTTGGATGATAATTTTTAGCAAAAGTGTCTTATACCGTTAATAAGCAACCACTGTGCCAAAAACCCAGAACAACAATAAATAAATCACAAAAAAAACGTCTATCAAGCTGTAGAGCCCAACATTACTGTACATGTATTTATTTAATTTAATTTAACCACCATGCTCTAACAGGTTGTTATTTCATTTTTTAATGGCTAAGAGGCTGAACTTTCTCATTATTGAGATTGCTCTCTTAGTTGTGGAAATGGCAGTAGAGATAATTGCTGAACTGGTTCTAAAAATGACACGCTTGCGATGAGTTTTTCTTCCCTAAAGGTGAACAGAGCGAAAGCAGGAGTGGATAAAGAATGCATTTTAAATGTCAAAAGCACAAAGGTAGAGGTTAATTTCGGAGCGAACAAACGCCAAAGGTTTAACAAGGATAATAAGCGTAATATAAAAACCGGAAGCAAGTGCCTCCGGTTGGGTAATGATACTGAGCGGTTAACAAAAGTCGTTATGCGAATGTTTTATCAGTGATCAAAATGACTGATCCGAGCGACGCCACCATAGCTACCGATCCACAGGGTACCGTCATCTTGAACATCCATGGAAAAAATCGCATCGGCAAATAAACCATCTTCTGTGGTATACAAAGTAAACTCGTCACTGTCTTTGGTTTTCTTCGCCATACCTTTACTGGTACCAATCCACAAAGTGCCTTCTTGATCTCGGTTTAGCATAAAAATATGGTTCGACGGTAAACCATCAATATGGGTGTAAACTTTCCAATTTTCGCCATCGAAGCGATTTAGGCCTCCACCCCAAGTGCCAACCCAAACGGTACCATCTTCTTCAACGTCCATCGACACAATATAATTGGGGTTATAAGCCGTATTTACACCGGTTAACCCTTGCTCAATTTTTTGTTGGGCATGATGACGCGAAAAGTTAGCCGGATCGCGCTTAAATGGATTAAAGTCTTTAACCAACTCATAATCAGCGCCTAATCCATCTTCATGTTGCCAATTTTGCCATTGGCCTTGATTATAGCGCGCTAAACCACCTTCGGTTGCTAGCCAGATTTGCCCATCGATGCCTTCGGCTAACCCGTAAATCCAATCGTTAGGCACACCTCCATTGGTATTCTCAACGGTATAAAGCTCCCATGCGTTTGGATCGTCAAGATCGCCACCGACAATACGGTTAACCCCGGTCCACGTGGCAATCCATAGATCGCCATTTTTCGCGGTAAGTACATCATAAACAAAGGCGTCGCCTAAACCGTTTGGCACATTGTAAATAATCATTTCATCTGTGCTTTCGTTCAATACGGCAAGGCCACCACCATACGTGCCAATGGCCATGCGATTTTTGTCAATGCGGCTAACGTGAAACACGCCATTTGCCAGCAAGCCATTACGTACGCTAAAGTGGCGGTAGTCTTCTGTTTGAGTATCGTAACGAATAGCACCACCTGAGGTGCCGACCCACATGATATCACCATCTGAAAAAATCGATTTTACATTACGATTACCGACGTTAAAGTGAACAAACTTACTTTTTGGTTCGGTTGTTTGCAACGTTGGATTTTGTGCTTGTTGAACAGGCTGGTCTGCTCGCTGTTCGATTTGAACCACGTCTTCAGTTTTGCTCTTTTCCTGAGCTTGCTGTGTATCGAAAAACCAATACAGCGCGCCAGCAAAGATAACAATGATTGCAAAAAAATATTTCAACGACTTCCCCTTTGTTAAAACAAATTATTAAATAAAAGTATAAGGACTTAGTGAGTGCTCAATTACTTGAACACTGTACCTTGCAATCGGGTCACACCACGACGTGTTCCAACCCAAATATCTCCATTAGAGCTTTGCGCTATTGAATACACATTATTGTCTAGGAGGCCATTACTTTGATTAAAGTTTTGCCAGTTAACCCCATCAAATCGAGATACCCCACCATTGGTGCCAAACCATAAAGCACCGTCTTCGGCTTGAATAATGGCATACACTATATTACCGGCCAAACCATCTTTCGCACTTACATTAGACCACTTACCGTCTTTGAAGTTGGACACCCCTGCCCCCCAAGTGCCAACCCATACCGAGTTGTCACGAGCGTCTAGTTTCAAGGCGAAAACATAATTGGGGTTATACGTCGCTTTACCGCCGGTTAAGATACCTAAATCGTGACGAGAGCGGGTACCTAGGCCGGTATTTTTACTAAACGGTAAGCCATCTTCGTTACCAATACCGATACCATCTTCATGGGTCCAGTGGGTCCAATTTTCACCATCAAAACGGCTTACACCACCTTCGGTGCCAAACCAAACGGTACCATTTTCTTCAATATCTACCCCATAAACCCATTCATTAATCAACTCTTTTACATAAGTGTCAAACTTTAAGGTTTCGCCATCAACGCGATTTACACCTGCCCATGTACCAACCCACAAACTACCATCGGGGTGATTGGCAAATGAATAGACCCAATAATCGGCTAAACCATGAATGGGAAAAAATGTTTTCCATTCACCATCTTTATAACGCGACATCCCCCCCGCATTGGTGCCAAACCATTTATAACCTTTTTCATCGACGTTAATTGCAAAGACGTATTCATTCGCTAAGCCATGTTCACGGGTAAATGTGGTTTTTAAATCGCCACTGACGGTGTCAACTTGATGCACCCCCATGGCGGTACCAACCCAAAGAGAATTTTTTTCAGTTTCAACTGCAAGTGAACGTACAAAAGCATTGTCACCAACGTTATACTGCTCTTTAACGTTATAAATTACGATATCTGGTTCGGGCTCTGAACAAGCGAAAAGAAAGCTTGAGAGGGTAAATAAAAGCAGATATTTTCTAATCAATGTCATCGACTAAAGTGTCCTTAAATGCGAAATAAGCCTAACAATCTCCGGATCGCGGAGGATTCCATCATAAGAAGGGCAAATCCGCCCTCCTTTTTTTATTCGTTCAAGCAAAGCCGCATCGGGCTTTCTCAAACCTTCTTTTTGTTTTAGGTTTGACGCTCTAGGCATCACCGAGTCGCCGTCTTTACCATGGCATCGAGCACAGTGTTGCAAGTAAGTCTGCTCGCCTGATTTAGCCAACACACTCATTGGAACCAGTAGTGTTGCTGTAAATATACATATTGAAGCAAGATATTTCATCATAGTCTCCAGAAAGTAACGCCCTTTAGCCCCTGCCTACTCGCCTTGTTTTGCTGTTTTAGAGCCTAAACGGGCTTTTAAAGTTGCAACAATTTCAGCGTTAGGTGATTGTCCAAGCAGACCTTGCGTGTGCACATCAATGAGTTTTAATGTCGCCTTATCAAAGTCTTGGTCACTGAGTTTTTGATACAACTTAAGCGCCTTGGCTGGCTCAACAGCAAGCCCTAACTTGCCATATTCTAGCGCATCGGCAAAAGCAAAAATAGAAGAGCTATCGTTTAATC
Encoded proteins:
- a CDS encoding peptidylprolyl isomerase, which codes for MKKWLCLTLIASSITMNVPTFAQSESTTTSKNAEQASESKAVSVFEQEFATVDGELISVAMFREFYNYQNRNTYYHGKPPEGEEEKFAREQKDELIHLFVAANAARKLGLTADFSKLEADLDSTIDRNADNPKWPEVKDDYIAMYRTLYRNMALAKVYKKHIVDSVKLSEEDVISYFENNRDKFTQPPQNKLAVILIGVAPNATRFVWEAVREQVDEIHAKLVDGADFSELAMLHSTDITADQGGNMGLVHKGMISTEVEELIATMEVGDITPPVFILDGVAIFKLTGRNPATRHTYDEVKARARRLAVRDTTDSLWQDTRLALVESANVHINDEFK
- a CDS encoding cytochrome c3 family protein; protein product: MKLFTKTNAIAAIIASTLLTAATANAGIADTKHNLGTSGAAGNNKLSTVTAQAGKTPDATEICVFCHTPHGANSGIDAPLWNKTFKPGTYETYADMNSTSIDGETLTVGSVSIACLSCHDGSQAMDVMSNESGSGEDTIASVVWEGGTQTSGKMNGFAAVAGDSATLKNDHPIGIQYAGGGYTATDPTASAGVEQKDADFHAPATANINGNQVWWVDTAGGATDKREKEDMVLYSRTGTTSGDIEPFVECASCHDPHQSETNTFLRIDNTGSAVCLACHDK
- a CDS encoding two-component regulator propeller domain-containing protein; protein product: MKYFFAIIVIFAGALYWFFDTQQAQEKSKTEDVVQIEQRADQPVQQAQNPTLQTTEPKSKFVHFNVGNRNVKSIFSDGDIMWVGTSGGAIRYDTQTEDYRHFSVRNGLLANGVFHVSRIDKNRMAIGTYGGGLAVLNESTDEMIIYNVPNGLGDAFVYDVLTAKNGDLWIATWTGVNRIVGGDLDDPNAWELYTVENTNGGVPNDWIYGLAEGIDGQIWLATEGGLARYNQGQWQNWQHEDGLGADYELVKDFNPFKRDPANFSRHHAQQKIEQGLTGVNTAYNPNYIVSMDVEEDGTVWVGTWGGGLNRFDGENWKVYTHIDGLPSNHIFMLNRDQEGTLWIGTSKGMAKKTKDSDEFTLYTTEDGLFADAIFSMDVQDDGTLWIGSYGGVARISHFDH
- a CDS encoding two-component regulator propeller domain-containing protein; translated protein: MTLIRKYLLLFTLSSFLFACSEPEPDIVIYNVKEQYNVGDNAFVRSLAVETEKNSLWVGTAMGVHQVDTVSGDLKTTFTREHGLANEYVFAINVDEKGYKWFGTNAGGMSRYKDGEWKTFFPIHGLADYWVYSFANHPDGSLWVGTWAGVNRVDGETLKFDTYVKELINEWVYGVDIEENGTVWFGTEGGVSRFDGENWTHWTHEDGIGIGNEDGLPFSKNTGLGTRSRHDLGILTGGKATYNPNYVFALKLDARDNSVWVGTWGAGVSNFKDGKWSNVSAKDGLAGNIVYAIIQAEDGALWFGTNGGVSRFDGVNWQNFNQSNGLLDNNVYSIAQSSNGDIWVGTRRGVTRLQGTVFK
- a CDS encoding c-type cytochrome, translated to MMKYLASICIFTATLLVPMSVLAKSGEQTYLQHCARCHGKDGDSVMPRASNLKQKEGLRKPDAALLERIKKGGRICPSYDGILRDPEIVRLISHLRTL